One genomic segment of Clostridium estertheticum subsp. estertheticum includes these proteins:
- a CDS encoding ABC transporter permease codes for MKYKIAQLLNKAVTKIILAIILGFIVGAIVLAFAGYNPFDCYSMMVTSIFSSPLNIVQVVILTMPNILTGLSVAFAFKTGLFNIGAEGQYLVGAMAAVIIGSKLNLPPGINIIVIMIVAILAAGLYGAFAGLLKAKFGIHEVITTIMLNWIALYFNNYLISVPGIGIKNTQYSVAINHNAWTNLLVNWKETPHGQAFLASHQTLSTILLATDINYGIIIAIAVAILIWFVLYKTTFGYQVRAVGLNKDAAEFAGIGVKKNIIMTMFIAGGLAGLAGALQMAGSLPHALVTLAASPGYGFNGITVALMANSSPVGCIFTALLLSGLQFGGSTIQMNLGAPSEVVNIMIGVIVFFVAVASMFTMISEKMKKRRVKNGH; via the coding sequence ATGAAATATAAAATCGCTCAATTGCTAAATAAGGCGGTCACCAAAATAATTCTTGCTATAATACTTGGTTTTATAGTGGGAGCCATTGTACTCGCCTTTGCTGGTTATAATCCATTTGATTGTTATTCTATGATGGTTACGAGTATTTTCTCAAGTCCACTCAATATAGTTCAGGTTGTGATTTTGACAATGCCCAATATTCTAACCGGTCTTAGTGTTGCTTTTGCATTTAAGACAGGACTTTTCAATATCGGAGCTGAGGGTCAATACCTTGTGGGAGCAATGGCAGCTGTTATAATTGGCAGCAAACTCAATTTGCCACCAGGTATAAATATAATCGTAATAATGATTGTCGCTATTCTTGCTGCTGGGTTGTATGGAGCCTTTGCTGGACTGCTTAAAGCAAAGTTTGGTATTCATGAAGTTATAACAACAATTATGTTAAACTGGATAGCCTTATACTTTAATAACTATCTAATATCAGTACCAGGAATCGGAATAAAAAATACACAATATTCTGTTGCTATTAATCACAATGCCTGGACAAATTTACTTGTTAATTGGAAAGAAACACCACATGGTCAGGCTTTTTTAGCAAGTCATCAAACACTATCTACAATATTACTTGCAACCGATATAAATTATGGAATTATTATAGCTATAGCTGTTGCCATACTTATATGGTTCGTATTGTATAAAACAACATTTGGATACCAGGTTAGAGCTGTAGGACTTAACAAAGATGCAGCTGAATTTGCTGGAATTGGCGTTAAGAAAAATATTATTATGACTATGTTTATTGCTGGTGGGCTTGCAGGACTTGCAGGTGCTCTCCAAATGGCAGGTTCTCTTCCTCATGCACTAGTAACTCTCGCAGCTTCACCAGGATATGGATTTAATGGCATAACTGTGGCACTTATGGCTAATAGTTCACCTGTGGGATGTATATTTACCGCACTTCTTTTATCAGGGCTTCAGTTTGGTGGAAGCACAATACAGATGAACCTTGGTGCACCGTCAGAGGTAGTTAATATAATGATTGGTGTTATTGTGTTCTTTGTTGCAGTAGCTTCTATGTTTACTATGATATCCGAAAAGATGAAGAAGAGGAGGGTGAAAAATGGGCACTAG
- a CDS encoding ABC transporter permease, with product MGTSILLALSITLMYSAPLMFAGLGGVISENAGVVNIGIEGMMTIGAFAGATVGYFTASPWLGFLAGGLAGGLLALIHAVACISFRADQTISGVAINFLGPGIALFLGRKLFEGSTMTKPVPNLMPTLFGDYATNSSNLFLKTLNVRLTIPIVFILVFIMWFVLYKTSFGLRIRSVGENPAAADTLGINVNKVKYLSVFTSGILSGFGGAAMTLAVVNCFTQSTISGQGFIALAAVIFGKWKPQGTMAACLLFGFAQALVVILGGSTSIIQIPPSILSMLPYVLTLIILVVFVGNSTAPKADGIPYYKGK from the coding sequence ATGGGCACTAGTATATTACTAGCATTAAGTATTACGCTTATGTATTCTGCACCGTTAATGTTCGCTGGTCTTGGAGGGGTAATATCCGAGAATGCTGGTGTAGTAAATATCGGTATTGAGGGAATGATGACAATTGGAGCATTTGCAGGGGCGACGGTGGGTTATTTCACGGCGAGTCCATGGCTTGGTTTTTTGGCTGGAGGACTAGCAGGAGGACTGCTTGCTTTAATACATGCGGTTGCTTGTATTTCCTTTAGGGCAGATCAAACTATATCAGGTGTTGCTATTAACTTCCTTGGACCAGGAATTGCACTATTTCTTGGAAGAAAATTATTTGAAGGAAGTACAATGACAAAACCAGTTCCGAATCTAATGCCAACTTTATTTGGTGACTATGCAACGAACTCATCAAACTTATTTTTAAAAACATTAAATGTGAGACTTACTATACCTATAGTTTTCATTCTTGTTTTTATTATGTGGTTTGTGTTATATAAGACAAGTTTTGGACTTCGAATTAGATCAGTAGGTGAAAATCCAGCTGCTGCAGATACTCTTGGAATAAATGTAAATAAAGTAAAGTACCTGTCTGTATTTACATCGGGAATTCTTTCTGGATTTGGAGGAGCTGCAATGACTTTGGCTGTGGTTAACTGTTTTACACAATCTACTATATCGGGGCAAGGTTTTATAGCTCTTGCCGCAGTTATTTTTGGAAAATGGAAACCACAGGGTACAATGGCTGCATGTCTTCTCTTTGGATTTGCTCAGGCTTTGGTTGTAATTCTTGGTGGAAGTACATCGATAATCCAGATTCCACCATCAATCCTATCAATGCTACCTTATGTTTTAACCTTGATTATATTAGTCGTTTTTGTTGGGAACTCCACAGCTCCTAAGGCTGATGGTATACCTTATTATAAGGGTAAATAA
- a CDS encoding LacI family DNA-binding transcriptional regulator, translating into MSYTMYDLARDAGVSVATVSRVINKNGSVKEDTKQRILEIIKDKGYIPNAYARGMNNISMKTIGVIIADIVNPFFAEVVKGIEVACQKNGYKLILCSTANNADTEKKEIEMLVEKFVDGFIIVGSRPSNDNNASFLINLSTTHPIVLVNSFIKGGQKMFSILVDEGKAVYDTLSYFKPGNNLNTYILGDPTWKTTTVKINAFKFFFEKHNLDFSNDNIINCSHSYSGGKAAAKELFERNLPYPYIVICSSDTIAIGALRELLRYGVKIPEQVSIMGFSNIEVSSLTTPSLSTIDQNLFELGQKSGHLFIDILHEKYPINKKTYSEYQLIIRESTLPNDI; encoded by the coding sequence ATGAGTTACACTATGTATGACTTAGCAAGGGATGCCGGAGTATCAGTGGCTACTGTATCTCGTGTTATAAATAAAAATGGTTCAGTTAAAGAGGACACCAAACAAAGAATTCTAGAAATAATAAAAGATAAAGGATATATTCCAAATGCATACGCCAGAGGAATGAATAATATTAGTATGAAAACTATCGGTGTAATAATTGCAGATATAGTAAATCCTTTTTTTGCAGAGGTTGTTAAAGGTATTGAAGTTGCCTGTCAAAAAAATGGTTATAAACTTATACTATGCTCTACAGCAAATAATGCAGATACTGAAAAAAAAGAAATAGAAATGCTTGTTGAAAAATTTGTGGATGGTTTTATTATAGTAGGAAGCAGACCCTCTAACGATAATAATGCTAGTTTCCTAATAAATTTAAGCACCACTCACCCAATTGTTTTAGTTAATAGCTTTATAAAGGGAGGGCAAAAGATGTTCTCAATCTTAGTTGATGAAGGTAAGGCTGTCTATGATACTCTATCCTATTTTAAGCCTGGAAATAATCTTAATACATATATCCTGGGAGACCCCACTTGGAAAACTACAACTGTAAAAATAAATGCATTCAAATTTTTTTTTGAAAAACACAATTTAGATTTTTCAAATGATAATATTATTAATTGTAGTCATAGTTATTCTGGAGGGAAAGCTGCTGCAAAGGAGCTCTTTGAAAGAAATTTACCATATCCCTATATTGTTATATGTTCTTCTGATACTATCGCTATTGGTGCTTTAAGGGAATTATTAAGATATGGTGTAAAAATACCTGAGCAAGTATCTATTATGGGTTTTAGTAATATTGAAGTTTCTTCGCTTACTACGCCCTCTTTAAGTACAATAGACCAAAATCTGTTTGAACTCGGACAAAAATCCGGCCACCTATTCATTGACATATTACACGAAAAATATCCGATAAACAAAAAAACTTACTCAGAATATCAATTAATAATAAGGGAATCTACTCTTCCTAATGATATTTAG
- a CDS encoding TIM-barrel domain-containing protein, protein MNVSNKIEKVDNKGEYIDIVTDGGKFRIMFLKSDIVRIRCTFDKEFPKEASYALVMTAWEDKMDSVMSEERKRIKPYIAKFEEFNEYVCLKTDLLKININKEPFAIEIFNNESKLLHSDLKEKSYLKDENGRLSHYSCINDNDSFYGFGEKTGYINKSKRRMRMNNVDTLGYDSQRSDPLYKHIPFYIKLNKTNKIACGLFYNNSYSSIFDMGCERSGYWDKYSYFSTEGGELDLFFMYGPDIKDVVRNYTDLTGKTALPPLYSLGYFGSTMFYTELQNDCDKAILDFIDKTKKEDIPCDGFFLSSGYTTGEDGKRHVFNWNNNRFPCPEKFVNKMKERGADISPNIKPGMLITNPLYEEFKSAKAYIMDENGKEPHEDRFWGGKASFLDFTNPKARELWKKHLKQSFIDKGIVCIWNDNNEYEINNSKALCEFEGEKITINAIRPLMPNLMAMAAKQALKESCPDVRPYITNRAGFAGIQRYAQTWAGDNSTSWHSLKFNIPVILGMGLSGVANQGCDIGGFYGPAPEPELYVRWVQHGIFQPRFSIHSCNTDNTVTEPWMYPSYTKYIRDAIKLRYNLAPYLYSLLFEASTEGSPIMRPLFYEFQEDTNTYDESFDFMYGKSMLVASIYDKGATTRKIYLPKGCMWYDWYTKKMYEGGQTIEIETSIDKIPLFFRSGSIIPLSEDIMNLHLQNIDSLNILVEPWQDCEFTLYEDDGTSNKYLKGEYLKTCIKVKSDEHGDVEVDFNKEGSYVTKVENLNLSVICRELAPVNIAVDNKNIIFYLDRGSFESSQEGWYFDNEQKTVKIKYNNHLGNYKVSISYAVKDLISI, encoded by the coding sequence ATGAATGTGAGTAATAAAATAGAAAAGGTTGATAACAAAGGTGAGTATATTGATATTGTTACTGACGGAGGAAAATTCAGAATTATGTTTTTGAAAAGTGATATAGTTCGTATAAGATGTACCTTTGATAAGGAGTTTCCAAAAGAGGCATCTTATGCATTAGTTATGACAGCATGGGAAGATAAAATGGATTCTGTAATGTCCGAAGAAAGAAAAAGAATAAAACCTTATATAGCAAAATTTGAGGAATTTAATGAATATGTTTGTTTAAAAACAGATTTGCTAAAGATTAATATAAATAAGGAACCTTTTGCAATTGAAATATTTAACAATGAAAGTAAGCTGTTACATTCGGATTTAAAAGAAAAGTCTTATTTAAAAGATGAGAATGGAAGGTTAAGTCATTACTCCTGTATAAATGACAATGATTCTTTTTATGGCTTTGGTGAAAAGACAGGATATATAAACAAATCTAAAAGACGAATGAGAATGAATAATGTGGATACTTTGGGCTATGATTCACAGCGGTCAGACCCACTTTATAAACATATACCTTTCTATATAAAACTTAATAAAACAAATAAAATTGCATGTGGATTATTTTATAACAATTCATATTCATCTATTTTTGATATGGGTTGTGAAAGAAGTGGGTACTGGGATAAATATAGTTATTTTTCTACTGAAGGTGGCGAGTTAGATTTATTTTTCATGTATGGACCAGATATTAAAGATGTAGTACGTAATTATACAGATTTAACCGGGAAAACTGCATTACCTCCATTGTATTCCTTAGGATATTTTGGCTCAACTATGTTTTATACGGAGTTACAAAATGATTGTGACAAAGCGATTTTGGACTTTATTGATAAAACAAAGAAAGAGGATATTCCCTGTGATGGATTTTTTCTATCCTCAGGTTATACCACAGGAGAAGATGGAAAAAGGCATGTATTTAACTGGAATAATAATCGCTTTCCTTGTCCTGAAAAATTTGTAAATAAGATGAAGGAAAGAGGTGCAGATATTTCTCCGAATATTAAACCTGGCATGCTTATAACTAATCCCTTATATGAGGAGTTTAAATCTGCAAAGGCTTATATAATGGATGAAAATGGGAAAGAACCTCATGAAGACAGATTTTGGGGCGGAAAAGCTTCCTTTCTTGATTTTACTAACCCAAAAGCTAGAGAATTATGGAAAAAGCACCTCAAACAATCATTTATAGATAAAGGTATTGTCTGTATTTGGAATGATAATAATGAGTATGAAATAAACAATTCTAAAGCTTTATGTGAATTTGAGGGTGAGAAAATTACAATAAACGCTATAAGACCATTAATGCCTAATTTAATGGCAATGGCTGCAAAGCAAGCGCTTAAGGAAAGCTGTCCGGATGTAAGACCTTATATTACAAATAGAGCTGGTTTTGCTGGGATCCAAAGATATGCTCAAACATGGGCTGGTGACAATAGTACAAGCTGGCATAGTTTGAAATTTAACATCCCGGTAATACTCGGAATGGGTTTATCAGGAGTGGCAAATCAAGGTTGTGACATTGGTGGATTTTATGGTCCAGCTCCAGAACCAGAATTATATGTTAGGTGGGTTCAACATGGAATATTTCAACCAAGGTTCTCAATACATTCATGTAATACAGATAATACAGTAACAGAACCTTGGATGTATCCTTCTTACACAAAATATATAAGGGATGCAATAAAACTCAGATATAATTTAGCACCTTATTTATACTCTTTACTATTTGAAGCTTCTACAGAGGGGTCACCAATAATGAGGCCATTGTTTTATGAATTTCAAGAAGATACAAATACTTATGATGAGAGCTTTGACTTTATGTATGGTAAATCAATGTTAGTCGCAAGTATTTATGATAAGGGAGCAACTACAAGAAAGATTTATTTGCCGAAAGGGTGCATGTGGTACGATTGGTACACTAAAAAAATGTATGAAGGTGGGCAAACAATAGAAATTGAAACTTCTATTGATAAAATACCATTATTCTTTAGAAGTGGCTCTATAATACCACTTTCAGAAGATATAATGAATTTGCATTTGCAAAATATTGATAGTTTAAATATATTAGTAGAACCTTGGCAAGATTGTGAATTCACATTATATGAAGATGATGGTACCTCTAATAAATATCTTAAGGGTGAATATTTGAAAACTTGCATCAAAGTAAAAAGTGATGAACATGGAGATGTAGAAGTTGATTTTAATAAAGAAGGATCCTACGTTACAAAGGTTGAAAACTTAAATTTAAGTGTAATATGTAGAGAACTAGCCCCAGTTAATATAGCTGTAGATAACAAAAATATTATATTTTACTTAGATAGAGGAAGCTTTGAAAGCAGTCAAGAGGGTTGGTATTTTGATAATGAACAAAAAACAGTAAAAATAAAGTATAACAACCATTTAGGTAATTACAAGGTAAGCATTAGTTATGCTGTAAAAGATCTAATTTCAATATAA
- a CDS encoding TIM-barrel domain-containing protein: protein MLLKQFLSIEKVENGYYVKGDTADIKMIFMTNDIIRVRVSFDKKWQEESYTLVMTAWKDRLDYMFPEERKQIKALDIPFEETEKEITFYTKTLKFVMFKSPLHFCIYKLNGVKLYSDVPERAFECDHLGRISHYNEIDFKNDHFYGFGEKTGYLDKIGKRMRMTPKDAIGHDPEFGDPLYKHIPFYLKLNNSNRHTLGLFYHNSYDSVFDMGNEISGYWHRYSYYQADGGDIDLFFINGPSVEQVLDNYTKLTGKQAMPPKQSLGYTASTMYYAELEKDCDKEIYEVIQKYFDEEMYIDNFKLASGYSSGEKDNLRYTFNWNRKRFPNPKDFFRKMNELGINVIPNLKPGILPNHPYKDEFEKNDVFVKSPDGKEDYVGRWWGGAGRFIDFTNPSGREIWKNLLKETILSKGATTVWNDNCEYDGVEDRNAICDFDGKKGTMAQLKIIHSNLMAYVGTQAISELYPNRRPYIINRAGFAGIQRYAQTWAGDNLTDWRTLKFNIATIVGMGLSGVANTGCDIGGFAGGAPEGELLLRWIQNGIFQPRFCINSANNDNTVTQPFMYEENNEFVRNAYSQRYRMLPYLYSLMYEAHITGKPLMRPLFMEFQDDINCYDDQYMTFMFGPSVLVANVLEKGAESRKIYLPEGCTWYDMNQNMAEYKGGQVVEIPVTLNSIPMFLRGNGIFITNEDVKHIATDKMKSLDILIGGESEGSFHFYDDDGITNDFKQGVYEYTEINVNGEARKLISFKTTGRYESGISNLKIKLINKEKGAYWVSVENERIPRFLNKRSWEKTEQGWYYELSDKTVLVKCKKPTKKEFDIIVSCEKFDLIGMAD from the coding sequence ATGTTATTAAAACAGTTTTTATCTATAGAAAAAGTTGAGAATGGCTACTATGTGAAAGGGGATACGGCAGATATTAAGATGATTTTTATGACGAATGATATTATACGAGTCCGAGTATCATTTGATAAAAAGTGGCAGGAAGAATCTTATACACTAGTTATGACAGCTTGGAAAGATCGTTTAGATTACATGTTTCCAGAAGAGCGTAAACAAATAAAGGCGTTGGATATTCCTTTTGAAGAGACAGAAAAAGAAATTACATTTTATACAAAAACGTTGAAATTTGTAATGTTTAAATCTCCACTACATTTTTGTATATATAAATTAAATGGAGTGAAGCTATATAGTGATGTTCCAGAGAGAGCTTTTGAGTGTGATCATCTAGGACGAATTTCCCATTATAATGAGATAGACTTCAAAAATGATCATTTTTATGGGTTCGGTGAAAAAACAGGATATTTAGATAAAATTGGCAAAAGGATGCGTATGACACCTAAGGATGCAATTGGCCATGATCCAGAATTTGGGGATCCTTTATATAAGCATATCCCATTTTATCTAAAGTTAAACAATAGTAACCGTCATACTCTAGGATTATTTTATCATAATTCCTATGATTCCGTATTTGATATGGGGAATGAAATTAGTGGTTATTGGCATCGATATAGTTACTATCAGGCTGATGGAGGAGATATTGATTTATTTTTTATTAATGGACCATCAGTTGAACAAGTTTTAGACAATTATACAAAGTTAACAGGAAAGCAGGCAATGCCTCCAAAACAAAGCTTAGGGTATACAGCTTCTACTATGTATTATGCTGAACTTGAGAAAGATTGTGACAAGGAAATATATGAAGTCATTCAGAAATATTTTGATGAAGAGATGTATATAGATAACTTTAAGTTGGCATCTGGTTATTCTTCTGGAGAAAAAGACAATCTAAGATATACCTTTAATTGGAATAGAAAGCGATTTCCTAATCCTAAGGATTTTTTTCGGAAAATGAATGAACTAGGTATTAATGTGATACCTAATTTAAAACCAGGTATTTTACCTAATCATCCTTACAAAGACGAATTTGAAAAAAATGATGTATTTGTTAAAAGTCCAGATGGAAAAGAAGATTATGTTGGTCGTTGGTGGGGAGGTGCTGGAAGATTTATAGATTTTACTAATCCTTCCGGCAGAGAAATATGGAAAAACTTGCTTAAAGAAACTATTTTAAGTAAAGGAGCTACAACTGTGTGGAATGACAATTGTGAATATGATGGTGTAGAAGATCGTAATGCTATATGTGATTTCGATGGAAAAAAAGGCACAATGGCTCAGCTAAAAATTATACATTCAAATTTGATGGCTTACGTTGGAACACAAGCTATTTCTGAACTTTATCCAAATCGTCGTCCATATATTATCAACCGCGCTGGATTTGCAGGAATTCAGAGATATGCACAAACATGGGCAGGAGATAACTTGACGGATTGGCGTACATTAAAATTTAATATAGCAACTATTGTTGGAATGGGATTGTCTGGAGTGGCAAATACAGGTTGTGACATAGGAGGTTTTGCTGGAGGTGCTCCAGAGGGAGAACTCTTGCTGCGATGGATACAAAATGGTATATTCCAGCCAAGATTTTGTATTAATTCAGCCAACAATGATAATACTGTTACTCAACCATTTATGTATGAAGAAAATAATGAATTTGTGCGTAATGCATATAGCCAGCGATATAGGATGTTACCATACCTGTATTCTTTGATGTACGAAGCTCATATTACTGGTAAACCACTAATGCGTCCACTGTTTATGGAGTTCCAGGATGATATTAATTGCTATGATGATCAATATATGACTTTTATGTTTGGACCATCAGTCCTAGTAGCAAATGTGTTGGAAAAGGGAGCGGAATCAAGAAAGATTTATTTACCAGAAGGTTGTACTTGGTATGATATGAATCAAAATATGGCTGAATATAAAGGAGGACAAGTAGTAGAAATTCCGGTTACACTTAACAGTATTCCTATGTTCCTAAGAGGTAATGGGATTTTTATAACAAATGAAGATGTAAAACATATTGCTACTGATAAAATGAAGAGTTTAGATATTTTAATTGGTGGAGAATCAGAAGGAAGTTTCCATTTTTATGATGATGATGGTATAACTAATGATTTTAAACAAGGTGTATATGAATATACAGAAATTAATGTAAATGGTGAGGCACGCAAACTAATTTCTTTTAAAACAACAGGAAGATATGAAAGTGGGATATCTAATCTTAAAATTAAATTAATAAATAAAGAGAAAGGTGCATATTGGGTTTCGGTGGAAAATGAAAGAATACCACGTTTTCTTAATAAGAGGTCATGGGAAAAAACAGAACAAGGATGGTATTATGAGTTGTCAGACAAGACAGTTTTAGTAAAATGCAAGAAACCAACAAAAAAGGAATTTGATATTATAGTTTCTTGTGAAAAATTTGATTTAATTGGTATGGCAGATTAG
- a CDS encoding MFS transporter: MLKKSKKITIGVGLGYGLVDAMGGGAFTIISAFLLFFYITFAGLSPLQAASIIAIARIVDAIVSLSIGSITDNFYKTKLGQKFGRRRFFLLIGVPLMAVYATLWVTGMGYLYYLISYLLFEMIAAMILIPYETLPSEMTKDFNERTILSTGRMFISATSTFFATFIPGQLIKYFGQNNSYAYFFNGCIFAIVYAVCIFITYKVTWEREPSPEMEKELLIKTREHKSFKQHLETVVHIFNDYISTFKIRSFRKHLAIYILSFTAKDVFNATFIFFCVYDLKVTATLAANLLSLSIIGIPVTILAGFLMLKVGPSNLFKIAYSTMIVCLLGYYGVYLINPVSKVAILFIISIVYQIGVCVLIFTPWNVFPFIPDVDEMVFRKRREGLFAAVMTFTRKSSVAIATLIVGLILEYGGFVKGKTTQTPQVMHVIAYTMVIGSIVLLVMALLITFTFKLNKQTHIILTKEIERLKNNGSKLDVDPKTKEVVEDLTGYKYEDVWKEIS; the protein is encoded by the coding sequence ATGTTAAAAAAATCTAAAAAGATTACAATAGGTGTGGGTCTTGGTTATGGATTAGTTGATGCTATGGGTGGAGGTGCTTTTACAATTATTAGTGCTTTTTTACTCTTCTTCTATATAACTTTTGCCGGATTATCGCCACTACAAGCAGCTTCTATTATTGCTATTGCTCGTATTGTGGATGCGATTGTTAGTTTAAGCATAGGTAGTATAACAGATAATTTTTATAAAACAAAATTAGGACAAAAGTTTGGACGTCGTCGTTTCTTTTTATTGATTGGGGTACCTTTAATGGCAGTTTATGCAACGTTATGGGTAACAGGTATGGGATACTTATATTATCTAATCTCTTATTTATTGTTTGAAATGATTGCTGCTATGATATTAATTCCATATGAAACATTGCCATCTGAAATGACAAAAGATTTCAATGAAAGAACTATACTTTCTACAGGGAGAATGTTTATTTCTGCTACAAGTACATTTTTCGCTACTTTTATTCCAGGACAATTGATTAAATATTTTGGTCAAAACAATTCATACGCATATTTTTTTAATGGATGTATATTTGCTATAGTATATGCTGTTTGTATATTTATAACATATAAGGTTACTTGGGAAAGAGAACCTTCACCTGAAATGGAAAAAGAATTATTAATTAAAACACGTGAACATAAAAGTTTTAAGCAGCACCTCGAAACTGTTGTTCATATATTTAATGATTACATATCTACATTTAAAATCAGGAGTTTTAGAAAACATTTAGCTATTTATATATTATCATTTACTGCTAAAGATGTATTTAATGCAACCTTCATATTTTTCTGTGTTTATGATTTAAAAGTTACAGCTACTCTCGCTGCTAATTTGCTTTCACTAAGTATTATCGGTATACCGGTGACTATCCTTGCAGGATTTTTGATGCTTAAGGTAGGCCCTTCTAATTTATTTAAGATAGCTTACTCTACAATGATTGTATGTTTACTCGGGTATTATGGTGTATATTTAATTAATCCAGTATCTAAAGTTGCTATTTTATTTATAATTTCCATTGTATATCAAATAGGCGTATGTGTATTAATATTCACTCCATGGAATGTATTCCCTTTCATTCCAGACGTAGATGAAATGGTTTTTAGAAAAAGACGAGAAGGACTTTTTGCAGCAGTTATGACTTTCACTAGAAAGAGTAGTGTAGCAATAGCTACACTTATCGTTGGACTTATATTGGAGTATGGAGGATTTGTTAAAGGTAAAACAACACAAACACCTCAAGTAATGCATGTAATTGCATATACCATGGTTATTGGATCTATTGTGTTACTTGTAATGGCGCTACTCATAACTTTTACTTTTAAATTAAATAAACAAACACATATCATATTAACAAAAGAAATTGAACGATTGAAAAATAATGGTTCAAAACTTGATGTTGATCCGAAAACAAAAGAAGTTGTTGAAGACCTTACTGGATATAAGTATGAAGATGTTTGGAAAGAAATAAGTTAG
- a CDS encoding YhdH/YhfP family quinone oxidoreductase yields the protein MTTRKFKAMVVSEHENNTYSSEIVDKDISSLPEGDILINVKYSSINYKDALSATGNKGVTKKYPHTPGIDAAGIVVESINENFKVGDSVIVTGYDLGMNIPGGYGQYIRVPADWVVKLPENLSLIESMIYGTAGFTAALSVYKLIASGITPSNGDILVTGATGGVGSSAVSILSKLGYSVIAATGKPEAKNMLLGIGAKDIILRGEIDDKSGRTLLKGRWAGVIDTVGGTILATALKSTKYGGSVTCCGNVASPELLTTVYPFILRGISLFGVDSVQCPMDLRLKLWNLLSNEWKPDNLTLNVQKESLTNLDSKIQMILKGKLVGRTIVNLDL from the coding sequence ATACCTACTCAAGCGAAATTGTAGATAAAGATATTTCTAGTCTTCCTGAGGGAGATATCTTAATTAATGTAAAGTATTCATCAATAAATTATAAAGATGCTCTTTCGGCAACTGGCAATAAAGGAGTAACAAAAAAATATCCTCATACACCAGGAATAGATGCTGCAGGAATTGTGGTTGAAAGTATAAATGAAAATTTTAAGGTTGGAGATTCTGTAATAGTTACAGGATACGATTTAGGCATGAACATCCCTGGAGGTTACGGCCAGTATATCAGAGTTCCTGCTGACTGGGTAGTTAAGTTACCTGAAAATCTTTCGCTGATAGAAAGTATGATATATGGAACCGCAGGTTTCACAGCTGCTTTATCTGTATATAAACTAATAGCATCAGGTATTACTCCATCTAATGGAGATATATTAGTAACTGGTGCAACTGGTGGAGTAGGAAGCAGTGCAGTAAGTATACTCTCTAAACTTGGATACAGCGTTATTGCCGCTACAGGCAAACCTGAGGCAAAAAATATGTTATTAGGAATAGGAGCAAAAGATATAATTCTCAGAGGAGAAATAGATGATAAGTCAGGAAGAACTCTTCTAAAAGGGAGGTGGGCTGGAGTAATAGATACCGTCGGTGGAACTATTCTGGCAACAGCACTTAAATCCACTAAATATGGTGGAAGTGTAACTTGTTGTGGAAATGTTGCTTCTCCGGAACTTTTAACTACTGTATACCCATTTATACTTAGAGGTATATCTCTCTTTGGGGTAGATTCTGTTCAATGTCCTATGGACTTAAGATTAAAGCTATGGAATTTGCTTTCAAATGAATGGAAACCCGATAATTTAACTTTAAACGTTCAGAAAGAAAGCCTAACTAATTTAGATTCAAAAATTCAAATGATTCTTAAAGGAAAACTAGTAGGTAGAACTATAGTAAATCTTGATTTATAA